The DNA window TTCAACATAGGATGAGGGAACTTCAGTATCTCCCTTACCATAAGGATAAAAGTTTATGCCACTGCTTGGAACTTTCAAGTAGTCAGGAGACTAAAATATATGACTTAAGATAGGATTGTTGGTGTATAAACCTGCAGGCGAGTATAAAAATGGGCTTTTCTATAAGGAAAGTGTACGAAAGGTTTAGCTTTTATGGTGAATCCTTTAAGATAGGTGGAGACTATGAGTTTATGTTAAGAGTGGTGCATTTTGGGACTATAAAGGTAGAGTATATTCCTGAAACTTTGGTTATTATGCGGGTCGGCGGCATAAGTAGTAGAAGTGTCAGGACAAGAGTCCAAGCTTTTATTGAGGATATGAGGGCATGGAGAATGCACGGAAAAAAGCTACCTCTCTGTACTCTCCTTTTGAAGAGGTTGAAGAAGATAAATCAATGGGTTTTTGCTAATAGGAATAAAAGATAACCTCTCCTGTTGCAACAATGTTGCAACATGCAATACATAAACAAAAGACGGTTCTTCTAAAAATAACGATAAATCAAGGGCTTATGGAAAGGTATTTTTTGGTATGGTTTTTGCAATATTTAAACTCAGGATGGAGAAGATATTTGAAAAACTGAAAGAAATAAGTGGTGTTTTAGTAATAGGAGAGTTTACAAATGCTGGTAACTTTTTAGTACATTGCAGTGATGTGATCAGCTATGAGGATGTGCCGGAAAAGATAGATGAATTAATAGCACTGGTACATGTTGCCAATCATTTTATAGACATTATGAAGTCAAATAGATGGTCAATATACACTGAAAAGGAAGGCTTATATCCTGTAGAGGGTTTTATGCTTGCAGGGGGTAAGTATGTGACGTGTATAGTTAGAAGCATAGGAGTGTTTTGTGAATATAAAAATGCGGACTTTGATAGCGTGTTTCGCATACTATTTGAAAATCTTATAAAGGAGGTGTAATCATGGCAGATCTTGACAAACTCATGCAGATCAACGGTGTAATTGCTGCTGGCGAGTTCACCGATAATGGTGAACTTGTAGCTTACAAAGGAGAAGTTACTGAAGAACAAGCTAAAAAGTTTGCAGAAGTTTGTGCTATGAACAATTCTATAGCAAAAAAACAAGTTGAAGAATTTTCGGTACTTTCCGGCTTTAATTGGTCTCCCCTTCATGGATGGGCGATTGCAGGACCTGAGTACTCTTTGTGTGTAATGGGCAATGTAGGAGTTATAGTCAAAAATGAACTGGTATCTTTTAATGACATATTTAAAGCTCTTGCCGAGGAATCTCATAAATGATCTCGGGGGTAAAAAGATGATTCTGAGTGAAAAGGGTCTCCTGTTAGTTCTTTTTGTAGTTACATTTGCAGTTATAGTTGCTCAGGCCGCGGGTCCACATGAAGGGCTTGACTGTCTTGGATGCCACGACCCTCACTATGCTAAAGCGGAGAAGATTTTTAAAGTGCAGAATACATTATATCCGAATCCGAGAACAGGGCAAAATGTGTCAGGAATAGAAGCCCTGTGTTTGGGTTGTCATAACCTTTCAAAATTTGGCGGGGCTGACATAAGACCTATTTATCTTCATATGACACATCCGGTAAGTGTGAAGCCAAATCCTAAAATTGCGAAAGTTCCAGAGAAACTCCTTGTGGACGGAAAGTTAAGTTGCGTAAGCTGTCATGATCCCCATCCATCCAACCCTAACTGGAAATATCTGAGAGTTGATACTCAGGGAGGTTCACAGGTGGGGGTATTCTGTATGGTATGTCACGGAGCTAAGGGAGACCAGAACTACTATAAGGTGCAAATGTCTCAGATAAAACTTTTTAGTAGTATGAATGAAGAGAAAGGTCCAACGTTTTTCTCTCTTACAGACCCTGATATGACCATACACAATCCTACTCCACTTTATATACATCCTCTGGGAAGTTATCCAAACAGTATAGCTCCAGCGTGGACCTTCGTTCCTAATGAGCCTTGGATTTACAACCCTCCTACAGATAAGTTACCAGAAGGTTTAAAGAAACTTATTGAGGCTACAGGAACGAAAGGAGGTGGTTCCAAATGATAAGGCGTATCTCCCCTTTCCCCTCCCCGTTCTCCCTTCCCCGCCTTTCCTCTTTTTTTTATTTTTTTTTTAAATTTGTGAATAAACATGAGTATAATAGAACTAACAAGTGATCTGCTTACGGGGGTTGAGGAGATGGATAAGGAACATAAAGTACTTGTTGATATGCTTAATTCAATAGCAGAACTTTTAAAAGATGGTAAAAGACAGGAGGCTGAAAAAGTGTTTGTAAATCAGCTCTCGTGGTTTGTTGAAGAACATCTAAATCACGAAGAAAAATTTATGGAATCGATTGGTTATCCAGAATTGGAGAACCATAAGAGATTACATAAGGTATTTAGGGAAGAAGTACAGAAGCTTTTACCATATGTCAAGAGTGGATCTTATAAATCTTTTAGTGAAGCTTTGGCATATTGTTGGGGATGGTTATACGGTCACATCGCTAAAGCAGATAAAAAATATGGGCTTTATGCAAAGGAAAGAGGAATACTATAACATGGAAAAGAAATTGTTAGATTTCTTTAATAATGTTCATTTTTTACAGGTATTATTTGATGGTGTTATTATAGTTAGTAAAGATAAAAAAATTCTGTTCTTTAATGAAAGTGCAGAAAAAATCTTGGAGGAGCGTTTTTCAATTGGTTCTCCATGTCCAGCGTTCTTTTCCATATGTCAGAGTTGTCCCATGAATATAGTGGAGGAAAACAAAAGCGGTGTGCAAATATACGATATTAGAACTAAAAATGAAAAACACGTTTGCCTTAGTATAACTCCGCTTTTTGTAGGAGATGAATTTATGGGAGTTATAGAAGTATTCAGAGATGTCAGTAAAGTGATCTTCTATATGGAAGAAGTTAAAAAACAAAAAGAGTTTATTGAGGTAACTCTAAATTCTATAATTGAAGCGGTTCTAATAGTTGACGATAGAGGTAATGTTATAGATTATAACGCCATTGCAAAAAAAGTTCTTTGTAGAGAATACGAAGAGCTAAAAGGCAAAAATTTAAAGGATATTGTTAAATTAAGTTTAGAAGAGCTTCCTAACCCAGGTGAGAGAACTGATATATATATAGAAACGCCATGCGGAATACATAAAGCATCTATCTTGTTATCTCCACTAAAAATCGGAAAAGGTTTTGTGATTTCCTTCTACATAGTACCAGAAAGTATGTCAAATTTACTAGAAAAAGGAGACATAAAGATAATAACAAAAAATCCTATTTTCAGAAATATACTTAATCAAATAAGTGTTATCTCTGATTATGATACGAACATCCTTTTAGAAGGAGAAACTGGGACAGGCAAAAGTTTTTTGGCAAAGTATATACACTACATGTCTCCAAGAAGAAACGGACCTTTTGTAAAGGTTAACTGCACTGCTATCCCCGACACACTGCTTGAGGCGGAGCTTTTCGGTCATGTAAAGGGGGCTTTCACTGGTGCGGTAAGAGATAAGCCCGGCAAGGTAGAACTTGCAGATGGTGGTACGCTCTTTCTTGATGAGATAGGAGACATGCCCCTGCATCTTCAGGCAAAAATACTTCACTTTGTTCAAGAAAAGGAATTTGAAAGACTCGGAGATACAAAAACAAGAAAAGCCAACGTGAGAATAATAGCCTCAACCAACAGAAATCTTAAGGAACTCATAAGGCGCGGACAGTTCAGAGAAGACTTGTATTACAGGTTAGGTGTAGTGAAACTGCACATTCCTCCCCTCAGAGAGAGGAAAGAAGACATACCTCTTCTTGTAAATCACTTTATAGAAAAGTATTCAAAAATGTACTCACGACGTATAAAAGGTATCTCATCAGAAGCCATGAAACTGCTCCTTTCCTATAACTTTCCTGGCAATGTAAGAGAGCTTGAAAATCTCATAGAGAGAGCGGTAATCACCTGCAGAGGTAGTATTATAAATCCAGAAGATATACACATTGATATGGATAGTATGCCTTCTGTAAAAGAGGAAGAGATAGAGAGAATAAGACAGGTACTTGAGCAAACGGGAGGAAACAGAAGTCTCGCTGCGAAGATTCTTGGTATGCATAGGACAACCCTCTGGAGGAAGATGAAGGAACTCGGTTTATAATTTATAAAGATGGTTAGGGAAGAAGATATAGTTGCAAGAAGTGTGAGCATACAGGTGGCTGGTGAAATACACAGATGCCACGAGGGAGCCTACTCCATGTTTTACTGTCTTCCCGTGATCATTTATTTTGACAATGGTGAAAAGAGAGAGTATATGCTGAAGGCTCACGGAGAGCCAAAAACCCTTCAGGACTTTCTTGAAAATAAAAAGGGACTTAGAGATAGAATGGAAAAAGGTTTTGCCCTTTTGAAAAACGGGGAGATAAGGTATATATCTCATCTACTCGCTTCAGCTCAAAACACTTCTGGCTAACTCTATGTCCTGCTTTACCTGCTTTTTTAGCTCTTCAACGGAGTTAAACTTTATTTCTTCCCTCAAAAACTTTACAAATTCCACCTTCACCTTTTTACCTCTGATATCTCCTTTGAAGTCAAGAAGATGTACTTCAAGCACCTTCTTCCTACCGTTAAAGGTTGGTCTATATCCATAATTGGCAACTCCCAGAAAGTTATCTTCTACGATTACTGCATAAACACCTTCTTTCAGACAAAGATTTTCAGTACCTTCAAGGTTGGCTGTGGGTATACCTATAATCGTCCCTCTTCCATCACCTTTTATCACCTTCCTTCTTACCCAGTAAGATCTTCCGAGATATACCCGGGCTTCCTCAAGCCTTCCCGAGTGAAGTAGCCTCCTTATTAATGTGCTACTCACTATGTGATCGTTCAACCTAAAAGGTTCTACAGAACTTACCTCAAAACCTAACTTCTCTCCAAGTTCTCTGGCAAGCTCTATTTCTCCTTCCCTTCTGTAA is part of the Hydrogenobacter sp. genome and encodes:
- a CDS encoding DUF2173 family protein, with the protein product MVFAIFKLRMEKIFEKLKEISGVLVIGEFTNAGNFLVHCSDVISYEDVPEKIDELIALVHVANHFIDIMKSNRWSIYTEKEGLYPVEGFMLAGGKYVTCIVRSIGVFCEYKNADFDSVFRILFENLIKEV
- a CDS encoding DUF2173 family protein, whose product is MADLDKLMQINGVIAAGEFTDNGELVAYKGEVTEEQAKKFAEVCAMNNSIAKKQVEEFSVLSGFNWSPLHGWAIAGPEYSLCVMGNVGVIVKNELVSFNDIFKALAEESHK
- a CDS encoding cytochrome c3 family protein produces the protein MILSEKGLLLVLFVVTFAVIVAQAAGPHEGLDCLGCHDPHYAKAEKIFKVQNTLYPNPRTGQNVSGIEALCLGCHNLSKFGGADIRPIYLHMTHPVSVKPNPKIAKVPEKLLVDGKLSCVSCHDPHPSNPNWKYLRVDTQGGSQVGVFCMVCHGAKGDQNYYKVQMSQIKLFSSMNEEKGPTFFSLTDPDMTIHNPTPLYIHPLGSYPNSIAPAWTFVPNEPWIYNPPTDKLPEGLKKLIEATGTKGGGSK
- a CDS encoding hemerythrin family protein gives rise to the protein MSIIELTSDLLTGVEEMDKEHKVLVDMLNSIAELLKDGKRQEAEKVFVNQLSWFVEEHLNHEEKFMESIGYPELENHKRLHKVFREEVQKLLPYVKSGSYKSFSEALAYCWGWLYGHIAKADKKYGLYAKERGIL
- a CDS encoding sigma 54-interacting transcriptional regulator; protein product: MEKKLLDFFNNVHFLQVLFDGVIIVSKDKKILFFNESAEKILEERFSIGSPCPAFFSICQSCPMNIVEENKSGVQIYDIRTKNEKHVCLSITPLFVGDEFMGVIEVFRDVSKVIFYMEEVKKQKEFIEVTLNSIIEAVLIVDDRGNVIDYNAIAKKVLCREYEELKGKNLKDIVKLSLEELPNPGERTDIYIETPCGIHKASILLSPLKIGKGFVISFYIVPESMSNLLEKGDIKIITKNPIFRNILNQISVISDYDTNILLEGETGTGKSFLAKYIHYMSPRRNGPFVKVNCTAIPDTLLEAELFGHVKGAFTGAVRDKPGKVELADGGTLFLDEIGDMPLHLQAKILHFVQEKEFERLGDTKTRKANVRIIASTNRNLKELIRRGQFREDLYYRLGVVKLHIPPLRERKEDIPLLVNHFIEKYSKMYSRRIKGISSEAMKLLLSYNFPGNVRELENLIERAVITCRGSIINPEDIHIDMDSMPSVKEEEIERIRQVLEQTGGNRSLAAKILGMHRTTLWRKMKELGL
- a CDS encoding bifunctional riboflavin kinase/FAD synthetase, giving the protein MEKIMKALSLKWNGECVKRLDCVDSIKEQTAVSVGNFDGVHLGHKFLIERLKEEAQKRELKTVILSFYPHPLKVLAPKQLPCELTNLEEKIDMLETLGIDYAIFLRFDEKFSLMKAEDFVRYILYNRLNTKFLLVGYDWRFGYRREGEIELARELGEKLGFEVSSVEPFRLNDHIVSSTLIRRLLHSGRLEEARVYLGRSYWVRRKVIKGDGRGTIIGIPTANLEGTENLCLKEGVYAVIVEDNFLGVANYGYRPTFNGRKKVLEVHLLDFKGDIRGKKVKVEFVKFLREEIKFNSVEELKKQVKQDIELARSVLS